From Larus michahellis chromosome 5, bLarMic1.1, whole genome shotgun sequence, the proteins below share one genomic window:
- the GPRIN3 gene encoding G protein-regulated inducer of neurite outgrowth 3, producing MGTVPDPLRSAKLSLATASAEEDHLGDLQPAKHQPQLPSGERASNGFPCTPAGSAGVCLFDLKCTAAAGVQGCEQCREDNASQQEAIPPGLASKAAEGCPAAVEPASCSQPAGNHGLAAPAPSAAGAPSAGQGLEMMPAPQSSRQFVQGSQAKTSSLTQMDDSALKPQGTDDQPALEVLNYSSPGDPIRANESCHTSQANLLQRGEKDRGAGKNGSAVCQSALPARHTEAELGTDPQTISEAKSGVTGTVQLHPTDKTEAVQSSEAPAQSSHERHQPLQPREAPAQSSHESPHPVRNADTEPGSPGPTQLSKFRETGTMTVQPESSSLTQEAVSRTWRDAEVQAVASVESKSASTSPSILAAFLKGNPPPEEKEELHIIYQGGMGLSQSALTDSLSLQQKSPCSPGMSKSTVVTAVTASAQTQPVKLPGVPSDVVSPASVDNAKPVLPISPAGVTSQGTSVGNAEMIGAASDGKGAARLPMDAPVPPKPIPVEQLAGDSSNQTPAQPGSGAGAGEASTASAAAVPGTENNVRDLVHDAGSSRLPSVCSPDSEVKQKEVQSSSEQKPVQSKGASQGEAVPSQSVVKLKEENSVVLDPKGGMDASSQPATVRVKACSGGVDEKESRGQGDAGPAQMVSGQSLQAGLMPVLSMSPTCLPPPLEASAAPQQQGLQAKEPRRELHAAAIPASDQGLPNLGENKKHPTPAMEAKVQVKQSKHVRDVVWDEQGMTWEVYGASLDPESLGIAIQNHLQRQIREHEKLIRAQNSQTRKSISSDTSSNKKLKGRQHNVFQSMLQNFRRPNCCVRPAPSSVLD from the coding sequence ATGGGGACTGTACCAGATCCTCTGAGATCTGCCAAGCTTTCCCTGGCCACAGCTTCTGCAGAGGAGGACCACCTGGGAGATCTGCAGCCTGCTAAGCACCAGCCCCAACTACCTAGTGGAGAGAGGGCCAGCAATGGCTTCCCGTGCACGCCGGCCGGCTCTGCTGGAGTTTGCTTGTTCGACCTGAAATGCACGGCGGCTGCCGGCGTGCAGGGGTGCGAGCAATGCCGCGAGGACAATGCTAGCCAGCAGGAAGCCATCCCTCCTGGGCTGGCCAGCAAAGCTGCGGAGGGGTGTCCTGCAGCTGTAGAGCCTGCCAGTTGCTCCCAGCCAGCGGGCAACCACGGactggcagccccagccccatctgcagcaGGAGCCCCctcggcggggcaggggctggagatgATGCCAGCCCCCCAGAGCTCCCGGCAGTTTGTGCAAGGCAGCCAGGCAAAAACGAGCTCCCTGACGCAGATGGATGACTCTGCCTTGAAACCTCAGGGGACTGATGATCAGCCAGCACTTGAGGTGTTAAATTATTCTTCCCCCGGTGACCCTATTAGGGCTAATGAGTCCTGCCATACTTCTCAGGCAAACCTtctgcaaagaggggaaaaagacagGGGAGCAGGAAAAAATGGTTCTGCTGTGTGTCAGTCGGCCTTGCCAGCGAGGCACACCGAAGCTGAGCTGGGAACAGACCCACAGACCATTTCAGAGGCAAAAAGCGGGGTTACGGGCACCGTACAGTTGCATCCCACCGATAAAACTGAAGCGGTGCAGAGCAGCGAGGCACCAGCCCAGTCTAGCCACGAGAGGCACCAGCCTCTCCAGCCACGAGAGGCACCAGCCCAGTCTAGCCATGAGAGTCCGCATCCCGTACGCAACGCAGACACTGAGCCGGGGAGTCCGGGCCCCACACAGCTCTCTAAATTCAGAGAAACGGGTACAATGACGGTTCAGCCGGAGAGCAGCTCTTTAACTCAGGAAGCAGTAAGCAGGACGTGGCGAGATGCTGAGGTTCAGGCTGTGGCTAGTGTGGAGAGCAAATCAGCCTCCACCAGTCCCAGCATCCTTGCTGCCTTCTTAAAAGGGAATCCTCCtccagaggagaaggaagaactgCACATAATTTACCAAGGAGGAATGGGGCTGAGCCAGTCTGCACTTACTGACAGTTTATCCTTGCAACAAAAGTCCCCATGTTCTCCTGGTATGTCAAAATCGACTGTTGTTACAGCTGTGACTGCTTCAGCCCAAACCCAGCCTGTCAAACTGCCTGGGGTCCCATCTGACGTGGTGTCTCCAGCGTCAGTAGATAATGCAAAACCTgttctccccatctcccctgcagGCGTTACCTCCCAGGGGACATCTGTGGGGAATGCTGAAATGATTGGTGCGGCCTCTGACGGCAAGGGTGCTGCTCGGCTGCCTATGGATGCTCCAGTCCCACCAAAGCCCATCCCAGTTGAGCAGCTTGCAGGTGACTCCAGTAACCAGACTCCAGCACAGCCTGGGTCTGGTGCTGGCGCTGGTGAAGCCAGCACCGCTTCTGCTGCCGCTGTCCCAGGAACTGAGAACAACGTGCGAGATCTTGTCCATGATGCAGGAAGCAGCAGGCTACCTTCAGTCTGTAGCCCAGACAGTGAAGTCAAGCAGAAGGAGgtccagagcagctctgagcaaAAGCCTGTGCAAAGTAAAGGTGCGAGTCAAGGGGAGGCCGTTCCTAGTCAATCTGTGGTAAAACTAAAGGAAGAAAACTCGGTGGTGCTTGATCCTAAAGGCGGGATGGATGCCAGCAGCCAACCTGCCACTGTCCGCGTAAAGGCGTGCTCGGGGGGTGTAGATGAAAAGGAGAGCAGAGGCCAGGGAGATGCTGGCCCGGCACAGATGGTCAGTGGCCAGAGCCTGCAGGCAGGACTGATGCCTGTGTTGAGTATGAGCCCTACATGTCTCCCCCCTCCCTTGGAGGCatcagcagctccccagcagcaaggcCTCCAGGCCAAGGAGCCCAGACGCGAGCTTCACGCAGCAGCAATTCCTGCTTCAGATCAGGGCTTGCCAAAcctgggggaaaacaaaaagcatcccaccccagccatgGAGGCGAAAGTGCAGGTGAAGCAGTCCAAGCACGTCAGGGATGTTGTTTGGGACGAGCAGGGCATGACGTGGGAGGTTTACGGTGCTTCCCTTGATCCAGAATCCCTGGGAATTGCCATCCAGAACCACTTACAGAGACAAATACGGGAACACGAGAAACTGATCCGGGCCCAGAACAGTCAGACTCGGAAATCCATTTCCTCGGATACATCCTCAAATAAAAAACTGAAAGGGAGGCAGCACAATGTATTCCAGTCCATGCTGCAGAATTTTAGGCGTCCTAATTGCTGCGTCCGACCTGCTCCCTCTTCTGTGTTGGACTGA